The following are from one region of the Zonotrichia albicollis isolate bZonAlb1 chromosome 15, bZonAlb1.hap1, whole genome shotgun sequence genome:
- the MRNIP gene encoding MRN complex-interacting protein, with protein MAQRFWVLRCCCCRRFQGQQTKRSGRWSCSVCGQRQAVQKVYGQGSGLECRRHVQKLNLLQGEAEEALGWTSWCVEDSVNDSKNRAAQHEDSSVQQEGRTEGSRWSKYLDQESEDQEDEEEAALERQQFCSQRKNTVGEQRRHPKRFLSSDVPEQAEESGVSQLTYHAKKVKTTECKKCFVAVPDGDAGSGGSVVPAVCETVVPEENTQPPTACTKPSKWGKYLSSSDNSSENAAAVTMALQEGSGGVELDSTAAAGAWRCSEQAGRTLPQGTGFKFKKSVSSTEDLASTLPSSRCSVEDVLREPHNQVLRVGSAAENTAGRCCLAATGRPNTLVKSNSSISCEQLFCTGEEFDDDL; from the exons ATGGCGCAGCGGTTCTGGGTTCTGAGgtgttgctgctgccgccgcttccaggggcagcag ACCAAGCGCAGCGGGCGGTGGAGCTGCAGCGTGTGCGGCCAGCGGCAGGCCGTGCAGAAG GTTTATGGGCAGGGCTCGGGCCTGGAGTGCAGGCGCCACGTCCAGAAGCTGAACTTGCTGCAGGGTGAAGCAGAGGAGGCGCTTGGTTGGACGTCTTG GTGTGTAGAAGACTCTGTAAATGACAGCAAAAATAGAGCAGCACAGCATGAGGACAGTTCAGTCCAGCAG GAGGGAAGGACGGAAGGCAGTCGCTGGAGTAAATATCTGGACCAGGAGAGTGAGGATcaggaagatgaggaggaggcAGCTCTGGAAAGGCAACAGTTCTGTTCCCAGAGAAAGAACACTGTGGGAGAGCAAAG GAGACACCCGAAGCGCTTCCTCTCCAGCGATGTTCCGGAGCAGGCAGAAGAAAGTGGAGTTTCTCAGCTTACCTATCATGCCAAAAAAGTTAAAACTACTGAG TGCAAGAAATGCTTTGTAGCAGTGCCTGATGGAGATGCTGGTTCTGGAGGCAGTGTGGTTCCTGCTGTCTGTGAGACTGTAGTGCCTGAGGAGAATACACAGCCCCCAACTGCTTGTACCAAACCGTCCAAGTGGGGAAAATATCTCTCATCATCTGACAACTCTAgtgaaaatgctgctgcagtgaccatggcactgcaggagggcagtGGAGGTGTGGAGCtggacagcacagctgctgctggggcctgGAGGTGCTCAGAACAGGCTGGAAGAACTCTGCCTCAGGGTACaggttttaaatttaaaaagtctGTTTCTAGCACTGAGGATCTGGCCTCAACgctgcccagcagcaggtgCTCAGTTGAGGATGTGCTCAGAGAGCCTCACAACCAGGTGTTAAGGGTGGGATCTGCtgcagagaacactgcaggaaggtGCTGCTTGGCTGCCACAGGGAGGCCAAACACCCTTGTGAAATCTAACAGCAGCATTTCTTGTGAGCAACTCTTCTGTACAGGTGAGGAGTTTGATGATGATCTCTGA
- the SQSTM1 gene encoding sequestosome-1 isoform X2: MAALTVKAYLLGKEETAREIRRFTLPPPARYRAIYDRVAELFQGLLRAGPPPAFRMHYKDEDGDLIAFSSDEELELAMPYVRDGVFRVYIKEKKECKREHRSQCSQEPHRNMVHPNVICDGCEGPVVGTRFKCSVCPDYDLCSTCEGKGIHKEHNMVMFQSPLLNPFEWLPRGRWLRKMRHGVPPFPWMHCWGYPGPAAPCQNTEQAEATTAGPSAPAAEGIEVDIDVEHGGQRSKVTPTSANQEKTNAEATSSAPTQNVQTKADWNNTESAAQVNVIAEQMQDMVVDPVPTQMEDGSFHSQEHSESSSSSGGEEDWTHLSSKEVDPSTGELQSLQMPDTDGPSSLDVPRDPPQPGPTGLREAALYPHLPPEADPRLIESLSQMLSMGFSDEGGWLTRLLQTKNCDIGAALDAIQYSKQPPHL; the protein is encoded by the exons ATGGCGGCGCTGACGGTGAAAGCCTACCTGCTGGGCAAGGAGGAGACGGCCCGCGAGATCCGCCGCTTCACCCTGCCGCCGCCCGCTCGCTACCGGGCCATCTACGACCGCGTCGCCGAGCTCTTCCAGGGGCTGCTGCGGGCCGGGCCGCCGCCCGCCTTCCGCATGCACTACAAGG ATGAGGACGGCGACCTGATCGCTTTTTCCTCCGacgaggagctggagctggcgaTGCCCTACGTGCGGGATGGCGTATTCCGTGTTTATATCAAAG AGAAAAAGGAGTGCAAGCGGGAGCACCGCTCGCAGTGCAGCCAGGAGCCTCACCGCAACATGGTGCACCCCAACGTCATCTGTGACGGCTGTGAGGGACCTGTGGTGGGCACCAGGTTCAAGTGCAGTGTCTGTCCAGACTATGACCTGTGCAGCACCTGTGAGGGGAAGGGCATCCACAAGGAGCACAACATGGTGATGTTCCAAAGCCCACTGCTTAATCCATTTGAG TGGCTTCCCCGAGGACGCTGGCTCCGTAAAATGCGCCATGGAGTTCCACCCTTCCCATGGATGCACTGCTGGGGCTATCCTgggcctgcagctccctgccagaaCACAGAGCAAGCTGAAGCCACCACTGCAGGTCCCAGTGCACCTGCTGCTGAAG GTATCGAAGTTGATATTGATGTGGAACATGGAGGACAGAGAAGCAAAGTGACTCCCACTTCTGCCAACCAAGAGAAGACCAATGCTGAGGCAACCAGCAGTGCTCCAACCCAGAATGTTCAGACCAAAGCAGACTGGAATAATACAGAGTCTGCTGCACAAGTAAATGTCATTGCAGAACAGATGCAAGACATGGTGGTAGATCCTGTGCCCACACAAATGGAAGATGGCAGCTTCCACTCCCAG gaGCACAGCGAGTCTAGCAGTTCATCAGGGGGAGAGGAGGACTGGACCCACTTATCGTCCAAAGAAGTGGATCCTTCCACAGGGGAACTGCAGTCTCTGCAGATGCCAGACACAGACGGTCCCAGCTCCCTGGATGTGCCTCGGGATCCTCCCCAGCCAGGCCCTACAGGACTGCGAGAAGCTGCTCTCTACCCACACCTGCCCCCAG AAGCTGACCCTCGCCTCATCGAGTCTCTGTCCCAGATGCTCTCCATGGGCTTCTCTGATGAGGGGGGATGGCTCACTCGGCTCCTGCAGACCAAGAACTGCGACATTGGGGCAGCACTAGATGCCATCCAGTATTCTAAGCAGCCACCTCACTTGTAG
- the SQSTM1 gene encoding sequestosome-1 isoform X1, translating into MAALTVKAYLLGKEETAREIRRFTLPPPARYRAIYDRVAELFQGLLRAGPPPAFRMHYKDEDGDLIAFSSDEELELAMPYVRDGVFRVYIKEKKECKREHRSQCSQEPHRNMVHPNVICDGCEGPVVGTRFKCSVCPDYDLCSTCEGKGIHKEHNMVMFQSPLLNPFEWLPRGRWLRKMRHGVPPFPWMHCWGYPGPAAPCQNTEQAEATTAGPSAPAAEEASTNSQPQDPNVTFLKNVGESVAAFLSPLGIEVDIDVEHGGQRSKVTPTSANQEKTNAEATSSAPTQNVQTKADWNNTESAAQVNVIAEQMQDMVVDPVPTQMEDGSFHSQEHSESSSSSGGEEDWTHLSSKEVDPSTGELQSLQMPDTDGPSSLDVPRDPPQPGPTGLREAALYPHLPPEADPRLIESLSQMLSMGFSDEGGWLTRLLQTKNCDIGAALDAIQYSKQPPHL; encoded by the exons ATGGCGGCGCTGACGGTGAAAGCCTACCTGCTGGGCAAGGAGGAGACGGCCCGCGAGATCCGCCGCTTCACCCTGCCGCCGCCCGCTCGCTACCGGGCCATCTACGACCGCGTCGCCGAGCTCTTCCAGGGGCTGCTGCGGGCCGGGCCGCCGCCCGCCTTCCGCATGCACTACAAGG ATGAGGACGGCGACCTGATCGCTTTTTCCTCCGacgaggagctggagctggcgaTGCCCTACGTGCGGGATGGCGTATTCCGTGTTTATATCAAAG AGAAAAAGGAGTGCAAGCGGGAGCACCGCTCGCAGTGCAGCCAGGAGCCTCACCGCAACATGGTGCACCCCAACGTCATCTGTGACGGCTGTGAGGGACCTGTGGTGGGCACCAGGTTCAAGTGCAGTGTCTGTCCAGACTATGACCTGTGCAGCACCTGTGAGGGGAAGGGCATCCACAAGGAGCACAACATGGTGATGTTCCAAAGCCCACTGCTTAATCCATTTGAG TGGCTTCCCCGAGGACGCTGGCTCCGTAAAATGCGCCATGGAGTTCCACCCTTCCCATGGATGCACTGCTGGGGCTATCCTgggcctgcagctccctgccagaaCACAGAGCAAGCTGAAGCCACCACTGCAGGTCCCAGTGCACCTGCTGCTGAAG AAGCTTCTACTAACAGCCAGCCTCAGGACCCCAATGTCACCTTCCTAAAGAATGTTGGGGAGAGTGTTGCAGCTTTTCTGAGTCCCCTGG GTATCGAAGTTGATATTGATGTGGAACATGGAGGACAGAGAAGCAAAGTGACTCCCACTTCTGCCAACCAAGAGAAGACCAATGCTGAGGCAACCAGCAGTGCTCCAACCCAGAATGTTCAGACCAAAGCAGACTGGAATAATACAGAGTCTGCTGCACAAGTAAATGTCATTGCAGAACAGATGCAAGACATGGTGGTAGATCCTGTGCCCACACAAATGGAAGATGGCAGCTTCCACTCCCAG gaGCACAGCGAGTCTAGCAGTTCATCAGGGGGAGAGGAGGACTGGACCCACTTATCGTCCAAAGAAGTGGATCCTTCCACAGGGGAACTGCAGTCTCTGCAGATGCCAGACACAGACGGTCCCAGCTCCCTGGATGTGCCTCGGGATCCTCCCCAGCCAGGCCCTACAGGACTGCGAGAAGCTGCTCTCTACCCACACCTGCCCCCAG AAGCTGACCCTCGCCTCATCGAGTCTCTGTCCCAGATGCTCTCCATGGGCTTCTCTGATGAGGGGGGATGGCTCACTCGGCTCCTGCAGACCAAGAACTGCGACATTGGGGCAGCACTAGATGCCATCCAGTATTCTAAGCAGCCACCTCACTTGTAG